Genomic window (Lutra lutra chromosome 6, mLutLut1.2, whole genome shotgun sequence):
TGAAGGAAGTCGTCTGCTTGAAGCCGGCTCCCATTTCTAATTCCAAATTCTGACAGCTTTTTGTGATTATtggcttctgtctctccttcttctgAAGATATTAGGATTGTTCCTTTCCCATCTTCAATTTGGACATCAGGTGCTACCATAGCAAATTTTTCTTTCACTATCTTATCCTGTAATGTGAGAACAGTCACTTTGTGGACGTTTAGCCGAACAGTCACCTCTGGCTTGCTGGCACATACGTAACAATTAGGGTTAGGACGATCCAGTGCACAAGGCACAAGAAGCTTCTTTCTTGGGTTTGGttgtttattcaaaaaaattGTTCTACACTGGTCTATTTTTCCTGATAAAATCTTCAATCCTTCCAGTACTATTAACCCAGCAATCACTGCATTAGTGGTAGCGATAGCAGGAATAATGTTGCCTGccattgattttatatcaaaTCTGCTTTTCATATTCATACTGAAAATATGCATCCTGAGGTTCGCAGCAGAGGTGACAAAGTCCATTGCAGATGGGTCATCCTTGTCCCATATGAGCTCAGCTCCATCCCCTTTTTCTGCTAAATTAACTCTCAAAGTCTCAATGCTCTTGGAAAAAAGACATGCATAGCTCTTTACATCTAGAACCTGCTGGTCTTTCAGACCTAACTGCGGTTCATTTTGTTGATCTGATGTATTGGTTTCTTCTCCTTGACTTTGTACTTCAGCCCAGTCCAACGGAACTGGAGGTTTCCTTTTCCGCCACAGTTTGTCCATTGTCAACAGATACCGGATATCATCTTTAAAAAGCTTGGTAAAAAGTTTAACTGGATCATATCCAGTTGATTTAGCCCATTCCTTAGTGGAAATACGTTTAATGTCACCATCTTCATTAGATGCTCTGGCTCTGGCTTCAGCTTCCATTGGTTCCCAGGAAGCTTCAGGGTCAGCTCTGTCAGGGGACACTTCTTGATCAGCATCTTCTTCCCCAAACAATTGGTTGAACAAATACTTTGCCCAAATGATGCAATGAATAGGTTCAGAAGGTGTGTTACGAATTGTACAGCCAGGAAAAGTTCTCTGGGTAGGTTTGGGATGACATTCATAACACTCAGTTACACCCTTTTTGATGGtagttacttgcccaaggtaaCCAGCAGTTCCACTCTCAATAAGAGGCACATCAGCTGCCAGACACATCCTGTTAACATGGTTGCGGGTAGCTCTGTTATCTAAAGCATTCATAACCAATATAAATTGTCGGAAAAATTCCACATTATAGTCAGGGTTCATGATGCTGTCATGGTAGGCTATGATATTAGCTTTTGGGTAAAACTGCAGTACACTTTCTTTGGCAACCTGGGCCTTTGATCTTCCAACATGTTTCTTTTGAAACAAAAACTGCCTGTTGAGGTTGCTGACATCGATAGTATCCAGATCAATCAGGTCGATGTGGGAGAAGCCGGTGAGCACGAGGTTCTTGAGGAGCTCGCAGCCGATCCCGCCCGCACCCACCACCAGCACCCAGCCCCCGCCCACGCCCTCGGCCAGTTCCTGAGGCAGTCCCCGCGACAGTGCCATGGCGGGACGACCACGAGCCGCGGCGGAGGCGCGAGAACTGagcaggtgggggaagggcctcaatgatttttaaagatatggctacaaaataaatgagagcatgtgtgtttgtatgtacaAATgggtacatatgtatgtatttttcatatatgtattaaTCTTGTACTATCATATTTCTTGTTTGTTGTTTATTCctctacaagtttttttttttttttttaagattttatttatttatttgacagacagagatcacaagtaggcagagaggcaggcagagagagaggaagggaagcaggctccctgccgagcagcgagcccgatgcgggactcgatcccaggactctgggatcacgacctgagccgaaggcagcggcttaacccactgagccacccaggcgccctcctctaCAAGTTTTTAACAATCTTTATTTCCTAACAGAAAAGTAATCTacttcccaaatttaaaaatactccatTAAAATTTCCCCTTAAATTCTTACATAAGTAACTTATATTACAAAACTTCACAGAACTACAATACACTATGTTTAAAGATGTAGTGAATagcatatttaaaactattttaaaaggagGTCAAATCTGACCTCTGGGCCATGAAGCACTACATTAACAGctctgcagaaagagaaatgataacGTATGAAATGAGGGCTCAGAAACTAGGACCTTATCAGTTAGAGTATGATTCGAGCCTGTAAGACAAATTGCTCAGCAAGGCAAGTCACCTTCCTGCTGTGATGAGGATATAGCTGAATTTCCAATGCCACTATCTCCCTCATCATGTCTCCTAGACTTGATACCATACAGTCAAGGAATGGCTTACAGTTTTGAAACATCTACTActtattctgaatatattttgtcaAAGTCACCAACTAGGATAATTTTATTTGTCCTTCAACTGGCAacttgcttaaaataaaaatcttcaaaggaTAGTTACTCATAGGAATGATCTTACGTTGACCCTTCATTAACAAAGAATGAGGATTCTACCTCAGGTTTTTAATAAGTAGACAAAGTTTAAGAGTTTGCTtggttcttataaataaaatctggaacaTTAAAAATTTAGCAAAACTCACAAATTGTGTCACTTTAAAAGCATACCTGAACATTGATGGACTTTTTAAGCAGTTCTTCTACAAAATTCCAATTTGATTCCATTTGTCtctagaaagagagaatattGCACCAAAATTATTGCTCTTAATTATGCATTCAAATTATAGTATAGCAAGCTTGTTGTGAAGTACAAACATCTTTATCGTCAGACATCATTACAATTTCTTGAATGTCTAAAATTACTTGGACAAAGAGTTATGTGACAGACTTGGTAGAAAATTTTTTAACTATTCCAATCCAATATAAACCTTATCAGGAGTTGTTTCATTAAACAACAGgatttctataaaattataaatgttttaacaaatatttaatttttgttatcaTACATaatctatcagaaaaaaaaacacaaaaaacttcaTGTAgtttgtggagtttttttttatcCCTTGAGTGTTTTTCCTTATTCTGTACTCACTAgagattttttcattttatgcatAATAATGTCAAGAGAATCTACTCTGGTAAAGAAGtaactaaaaattttatatagaaaatttaaaaatatatatacacagtgctACTTCATTTAATCAATGGTCACTTATCTGGCAACCCCAACTATCTGGAAGACTCCTAACAATAAGGAAGAACACTGAAAAGGACTTTCACAAAGCCAAAATACTTCACAAAAGCTAGGCACTGAAAACGACTTCACCTTCCCACAGGAAAGCCTGGAGGACCTTCTCATAGGACACACGGTTCCCTTGATACTCCGTTCTTAAAGCTTTGGATATACAGACTGGTaaaaaccagaaggaaagaaagtaccACTGAGAAGCAAGGAACAACCTGCTTCTGACAAAGAGTAAAAAAGGTACAACAGGTAACTGTAAGACCTCAAAAGGCAAAGCCAAAGGCCTTAAAGAATAGAAGCAAAGAGTCTCAGCGTATCCTACCAACCCGACTGTTGTTCAGAAGGATGAATCCAAATGACTAATAAAGGGTTAAATCATGTTCAATATTCTTGACTTTGACTTTaaatggctggataatattcacATAAGATGCTAACTACATAAAATCACTAAATAAACATTTCCTTGATAAAGGTACTCAGTGACTATGGTAGTCACCCTCTAAAAATGGCCCCAAATGACCCCTGTCTCCTGGTATTCACACATTTATTTAACTCTTCACCCACACCCCATTTGACACCATACCAAGGCTGGTGTGTCACAAACAGAATATCAACACTAACAGGAGTGATAGTATGTCACTTCCAAAGTTAGGTTAGAAGGCACTGAAGCTTCCATCTTAATGAAAATCTCCCTCTTGTTAACTCCATCAGAGAAAAACCATAGTGTGAACAGGCCTGCAGAGGCCTATGTGATTGGTAACCAACGTCTCCTGACAACTGGAAGTGAATGAGAAAGACTGGAAGTGAATCCTCCAGCTCTTTAGAGACTAAAGCACCATAGCTTACCACAACCTCATGAGGGATCCTGGGTGAGAACCATCCAGCTAAGCTCCTACTGTATACCTGACACTCAGGAActgtgtgagataataaatgtttattgtttcaaGCTGCTAAATTTTGTCACACAGTAAAAGGTAATTCATGTAACAACTTGGTTATTTTTAGCAAaagaattactttttctttttattttttaaaagatcttattcatttatttgagagagagacagagagagagcatgagaggggaggtcagagggagaagcagactccctgtggagctggagccctgatgtgggactcgatcccggaaatccgggatcatgaactgagccgaaggcagtggcttaatcaactaagccacccagatgtccaaattaatgacttttaaaaatacatttatgtaagtAAAGTGAGTGCAAAACATTTATGAGAGAATGTGCAGTAAAGAATTTGGCTTTGCCCAAAGAGAGTCTGCCCTTTACTGAAACCAAGGATTCAGGTAAGTAATTTTTAGGCCCCTGGAATGTTATACCTCATAGGAGTATCTTTGTTTGCCTGGGGGCCTAGAGTCCTACCAGACAGTCTAATGATGTAGTTGAGGGTGGAGGCTGGCCATGACCCAAAACCAATGTGACTTACACTGAGGGCTGTGGAGACCTGGACAGTTGGTTTGAAGACTGAGACAACCATGTGGTTAATCAATCCATCATGCCTATGTAAAGGAGCTCCAGTAAACACTGAACACTGCAGTTTAGGCAAGCTTTCCTGGTTGGAAATACTCCCTTCATACTGTCACACACTGATGCCAGGAGACTAATAAATCTTAACTACAtggggagaaaacaaaaggagccccacatttggtaCTTCTCCTGGACTCTGCACTATATACCCATTCTTAGCTTATCTTAAATTTTATCCTTTCCCTATAATAAACAATAACCCTGAGTATAATAGTTCTCAGTGAGTTCTATAAGTCTAAGTAAAATACAGTTTTGGGAATTCTTGGGCTTGCAACTGGTGTCAGACATAAGAGCAGCCTTGAGATTGTGCCCTAAAACTTGGTAAATGGCCCTAAAACTCTTCCAAAAGGAGATCATTTTAGGGTACTtggtggttcaatcagttgagtatccaactcttgatttcggcacaAGTCATTtcaaggttgtgggatccagccctacaatGGACTCTGTGCTCGGCAgaagtcggcttgagattctctcctgctgcccctccccccacttccagAGGCCCACACATTCTCGTATggtttctttctctaaaataaataaataaatcttcaaaaaaagagagagacaatttTGTTCCATAATACTCAATGTACACTGTGTTAATGTCTTTacattattaattcttcaaaaaaaatttttccatttcacagatataaCATAATTAAGTCTCAGAgaggtcatatatatatacaagtcaGAGCAAGGATTTTGCTCCAAAGCCagtattccttccattttctaATAAGCCTTCCCTCAGCTTTCAGtaattcacttttatttctctctttactGAGAAAACATCACCACTAGTAGTCCCAAATAAGCAGGAATATGACAGGACAGGTATATTTAGCTTTATAATTTGATAGtgttaatgaatatattttaatttttgttctatcAAGGCATTTTGAATCACATGAATCATAGAGAAGTAACATAATTCTTGTCCAAGGACTTTCAACTCGGTAGATCAATATTGTGGCTAtgatctaaaacaaaaataaaccgtAATTCAGATTAAAGAATGGCACCTATATCACACCCAGATCAAGTCTGAGTAAGAGACTATGTAtcaaaggatatttttatttccacagcAAAATTGAACTTTGAGCGTCTACATGTTTTTTCTACATACTAAGTTATACATAATTCCTCCAATAGAAACGAAATAGGTAGTTATCAATTTGGGGATATGTTTTGATATTTCTTATCCCACCATCAAAGCTGAAATACCTCCTTAAGCCTTTAGGATAGTGGTGTCTCcatcacaaatataaaatagatcCCTCATACTCCACTTCCAGCAGACTAGGTAACCTAGTACAACTTTCACTTTAAGGTTATATTTCAGACCTTTTATCTAGTCACCATTTCAGATGTTTCAAAGATGAGCATCAGCTGGCCTGACTGATTGCACTATGTTCTGAGCAGGGAAACTACTGTTAAACTGATCCCTGCAatgcctaaaaatattttttctctttaaagtataTTTGCTTTTAAAGGAGATGACAGGGATTGTGAGAGGATAACACACTCTTATCTAGGTTGAAAGAAAAGCATTAAATAGAAAGACATGAAAATCTGAAGCCTTGAGCATGAGAAATGAGATACCAAATTTTCCTTATAAGCCTATATTTAGCAACTGGCAGGTTTTATGAATTAAATATACATAGAGCCAAAGTTCAATTCacacagaacttttaaaataaaattaaaaattaagtatatctgaaacctatttaaaatgtaaagatttcaTGCTAACTTTCAGAGCAAAGCAGTTcacatttaaaaactgaaacaccTCTATGGTTATCACGACACTAGAGACAGTCTCCACTGCAGAATATAGGCCTAACCATTATCACTTCCTATCATCCTCTCACACCAGATTACTTATTAGTGAAATAAAGCATGCTTAATGcatgtccatttcttttttttttaatttttaaaagattatttatttatttatttatttatttgacagagagagagagagagagagagagagagggagcgtgcgcgcacatgtgcatgcacaagcaggggcagcagcaggtatgggggaagcaggctcccagctgagcaaggagcccaacatggggttgtccgatcccagaaccctgggatcaagacttgaggccgaaggcagccacttaagggACTGTGCCACCCATACACCCCTGCATGGCCATTTCCTATATGGCAGCTGGCTATAATACTATTATCATAAGAGGAAAACTGAATtcagataattttcaaaattctgatCTAAATATATCCCAGAACCAAATTAACATCCTATATAATCTCTCTGAAAGGACAAGTCAATATGCCTTTATGTTCTTAAATGAGAAGGATTATATGACTTAAGAACCAAATTGACACACTTTTGAGAGTAAAAGGGAAAACTAACTAGATACAATGAGGGAATTACAGGCATAACAGGGAATGTCCACGGTAAACTGGTACACATCGTTACTGTACCAACAGTCTATTCCTAAAAGGTGGTCCTTAGGAGAACCTTAATATCAAGTTTATCTAAGTGATAAAAACAGGCTGACATTTAAATACCGTGTCCCTCAGTTTTGTTACCCATTAAATGGACCTATTACCCTCTCATCAGCTTCATAATACTTCACTGGGAAAAAAACTGACTGTGAGATATTAAACACTTTGCAAACATAATATGCTGAAGATATCA
Coding sequences:
- the LOC125102260 gene encoding SUMO-activating enzyme subunit 2-like, whose protein sequence is MALSRGLPQELAEGVGGGWVLVVGAGGIGCELLKNLVLTGFSHIDLIDLDTIDVSNLNRQFLFQKKHVGRSKAQVAKESVLQFYPKANIIAYHDSIMNPDYNVEFFRQFILVMNALDNRATRNHVNRMCLAADVPLIESGTAGYLGQVTTIKKGVTECYECHPKPTQRTFPGCTIRNTPSEPIHCIIWAKYLFNQLFGEEDADQEVSPDRADPEASWEPMEAEARARASNEDGDIKRISTKEWAKSTGYDPVKLFTKLFKDDIRYLLTMDKLWRKRKPPVPLDWAEVQSQGEETNTSDQQNEPQLGLKDQQVLDVKSYACLFSKSIETLRVNLAEKGDGAELIWDKDDPSAMDFVTSAANLRMHIFSMNMKSRFDIKSMAGNIIPAIATTNAVIAGLIVLEGLKILSGKIDQCRTIFLNKQPNPRKKLLVPCALDRPNPNCYVCASKPEVTVRLNVHKVTVLTLQDKIVKEKFAMVAPDVQIEDGKGTILISSEEGETEANNHKKLSEFGIRNGSRLQADDFLQDYTLFINILHSEDLGKDVEFEVVGDAPEKVGPKQAEDVAKSMTNGSDDGAQPSTSAAQEQDDVLIVDSDEEGPSNNADISEEERSRKRKLDEKENISAKRSRTEQTEELDDVIALD